From Draconibacterium halophilum, one genomic window encodes:
- a CDS encoding NAD(P)-dependent oxidoreductase, which yields MKVGILREGKTPPDKRVPLTPQQCVEVQQTFPNVSIVVQPSPIRSYKDEEYSALGIPLKEDLSDCDVLLGVKEVRIEDFLPGKIYLFFSHTIKKQEYNRKLLQTVLEKNIQLVDYEVLTDKEGFRIIGFGRFAGLVGAYNGFRAFGLKHELFNLKPANECEDLEEMLQHLEQIKLPPIKIALTGDGRVAQGVLEILNHMNIMRVSPEAYLKVEEPKQAVYVQLLPGNYAKRTDGEPFDLMHFFNNPTLYENSFHPFAEATDMLIASAYWDPKSPVLFTADGMKDDKFRIGVISDITCDIEGSIPSTKRAATIDDPFYDYNPKTGELEEAFINPNNVSVQAVDNLPCELPKDASLDFGRNLIEKVFPSLFGEDSDGIIRCASITKDGALTEKFSYLQDFADAE from the coding sequence ATGAAAGTAGGTATTCTTAGAGAAGGGAAAACACCACCCGACAAACGTGTTCCGTTAACCCCGCAACAATGTGTGGAAGTGCAGCAAACATTTCCAAATGTATCAATTGTTGTTCAGCCCAGCCCAATAAGAAGCTATAAAGACGAAGAATACAGTGCTTTGGGGATTCCGTTAAAAGAAGACCTATCGGATTGCGACGTTTTGCTGGGGGTAAAAGAAGTTCGTATTGAGGATTTTCTGCCCGGAAAAATCTACCTGTTTTTCTCGCACACCATAAAAAAGCAAGAGTACAACCGTAAGTTGCTACAAACCGTTTTAGAAAAAAATATTCAGCTGGTTGATTACGAAGTGCTGACAGATAAAGAAGGATTCCGCATTATCGGATTTGGGCGTTTTGCCGGACTGGTTGGTGCCTACAACGGATTCCGTGCATTTGGTTTGAAGCACGAATTATTCAACCTTAAACCGGCTAACGAATGCGAAGATCTTGAAGAAATGTTACAACATTTGGAGCAGATAAAACTTCCGCCAATAAAAATTGCACTTACGGGCGACGGACGTGTGGCACAAGGTGTTCTCGAGATCCTGAACCACATGAATATCATGCGGGTTTCGCCCGAGGCCTATTTAAAGGTTGAGGAACCAAAACAAGCCGTTTACGTGCAACTGTTGCCGGGTAATTATGCAAAACGCACGGATGGAGAACCATTCGATCTGATGCATTTTTTCAATAATCCAACACTATACGAGAACAGTTTTCATCCGTTTGCCGAAGCAACCGATATGCTAATTGCTTCAGCCTACTGGGATCCAAAATCGCCGGTACTTTTTACTGCTGACGGGATGAAAGATGATAAATTCCGGATCGGTGTAATTTCGGATATCACCTGCGATATTGAAGGCTCTATTCCATCAACCAAGCGTGCAGCAACAATTGACGACCCGTTTTACGATTATAATCCTAAAACCGGTGAATTGGAAGAAGCTTTCATAAACCCGAATAATGTTTCGGTACAGGCGGTTGACAACCTGCCCTGCGAGCTTCCAAAAGATGCCTCGCTTGATTTTGGACGAAACCTGATTGAAAAAGTATTTCCTAGTTTGTTTGGAGAAGATTCGGATGGAATTATCCGATGCGCTTCCATAACAAAAGATGGTGCGCTGACAGAGAAATTCTCCTATTTGCAGGATTTTGCTGATGCGGAATAG
- the htpG gene encoding molecular chaperone HtpG has translation MQTGKIGVTSENLFPIIKKFLYSDHDIFLREIVSNAVDATQKLKTLAGKGEYEGDVTDAKVVVNLDTEAKTITVSDNGIGMTAEEVEKYINQIAFSGANEFLDKYKDDANAIIGHFGLGFYSSFMVSEKVDVITKSYKEGSQAVKWSCNGSPEYELEEVEKDAVGTDIVMHISEEEKGFLEDSKISEILNKYCKFLPVPVIYGKKKDWKDGQQVETDEDNQINDVAPAWTKMPADLKDEDYKNFYRKLYPMGDEPLFNIHLNVDYPFNLTGILYFPKIKNNFEVQKNKIQLYSNQVFVTDSVEGIVPEFLTLLHGVIDSPDIPLNVSRSYLQSDSNVKKISSHINKKVADRLHQIFKDNREDFESKWDDLKIFIEYGMLSEEKFNDRAMNFFLLKNTENNYFTWEEYEKLVKENQTDKDNNTIYLYTTNIEEQFTFVEEAKNKGYDVLILDDVLAPHLINKFEQKYTDKRFVRVDSDVVENLIKKEDTTKEELTWEQKQELSPVFQAVCPESKDHTYIVDFQDLGENSSPMVITRSEFMRRMKDMSAAQGGMSMYGDLPDSLNLVVNTAHPLVKKVLDAKDKKLGSKLEEMTGKITTQKDEISAVEKAKEGKKEEEIPAADKEKLETLNSELAKLEEAKREELAGFGKKNKLAKQMVDLALLANGLLKGADLDKFVKRSVELIK, from the coding sequence ATGCAAACAGGAAAAATTGGGGTAACCAGTGAGAATCTTTTTCCAATTATTAAAAAGTTTCTTTATTCTGATCACGACATTTTTTTGCGTGAGATTGTTTCAAACGCAGTTGATGCAACACAAAAGTTAAAAACACTTGCCGGCAAAGGGGAGTACGAGGGCGATGTAACCGATGCAAAGGTGGTGGTGAATTTGGATACTGAAGCCAAAACAATTACCGTGTCGGATAATGGTATTGGAATGACAGCTGAAGAAGTTGAAAAGTACATCAACCAGATTGCTTTCTCAGGAGCTAACGAATTCCTGGATAAATACAAAGACGACGCTAACGCTATTATCGGACATTTCGGATTGGGTTTTTACAGTTCGTTTATGGTGTCGGAAAAAGTAGATGTAATTACAAAATCGTACAAAGAAGGATCGCAAGCGGTTAAGTGGAGCTGTAACGGAAGTCCGGAATATGAACTGGAAGAAGTAGAAAAAGATGCGGTTGGAACTGACATTGTAATGCATATCAGCGAAGAAGAAAAAGGTTTTCTGGAAGATTCTAAAATTTCGGAGATACTGAACAAATACTGTAAATTCTTACCTGTTCCTGTAATTTACGGTAAGAAAAAAGACTGGAAAGATGGCCAGCAGGTTGAAACTGATGAGGACAACCAAATTAACGATGTTGCTCCGGCATGGACAAAAATGCCAGCTGATTTAAAAGACGAGGATTACAAAAACTTCTACAGGAAATTGTATCCGATGGGGGACGAGCCTTTATTTAATATTCACTTGAATGTTGATTATCCGTTCAATCTGACTGGTATTTTGTATTTCCCAAAAATCAAGAACAACTTCGAGGTTCAGAAAAACAAAATTCAGCTCTACAGTAACCAGGTTTTTGTTACCGATTCAGTTGAAGGAATTGTTCCCGAATTTTTGACATTATTGCACGGTGTAATCGACTCACCGGATATTCCGTTGAATGTATCGCGTTCGTATCTGCAAAGCGATTCGAATGTGAAAAAGATTAGTAGCCATATCAATAAAAAAGTGGCCGACCGTTTGCATCAGATATTTAAAGACAACCGCGAAGATTTTGAAAGCAAGTGGGATGACTTGAAGATATTTATCGAGTATGGTATGTTAAGCGAAGAAAAATTCAACGACCGTGCTATGAATTTCTTCCTGCTGAAAAATACCGAAAACAATTATTTTACCTGGGAAGAATACGAAAAACTGGTAAAGGAAAATCAGACAGATAAGGATAACAATACAATTTACCTGTATACTACAAATATTGAAGAGCAATTTACTTTTGTTGAAGAAGCGAAGAACAAAGGTTACGATGTGTTGATTTTGGATGATGTGTTGGCGCCTCACCTGATAAACAAATTTGAGCAAAAATACACCGACAAACGTTTTGTGCGTGTCGATTCGGACGTGGTTGAAAACCTGATTAAAAAGGAAGATACAACGAAAGAAGAGTTGACCTGGGAGCAAAAACAAGAATTATCGCCGGTATTTCAGGCGGTTTGTCCTGAATCGAAGGATCATACCTACATTGTAGATTTCCAGGATTTAGGAGAAAACAGTTCTCCAATGGTTATTACCCGCAGCGAATTTATGCGCCGGATGAAAGATATGAGCGCTGCTCAGGGAGGAATGAGTATGTATGGCGACCTGCCCGACTCGCTGAACCTGGTAGTAAACACTGCTCATCCGCTGGTGAAAAAAGTATTGGATGCCAAAGACAAAAAGCTGGGTAGCAAACTGGAAGAAATGACGGGTAAAATTACTACTCAGAAAGATGAAATTTCTGCGGTGGAAAAAGCAAAGGAAGGTAAAAAAGAAGAGGAGATTCCGGCAGCAGATAAAGAAAAACTGGAAACACTAAATTCAGAGCTGGCAAAGCTTGAGGAAGCTAAACGCGAGGAACTGGCTGGATTTGGTAAAAAGAATAAACTGGCAAAACAAATGGTTGATCTGGCGCTGTTGGCGAATGGCCTGTTAAAAGGTGCTGATTTGGATAAATTTGTGAAGCGCAGTGTAGAACTTATTAAGTAG
- a CDS encoding aminotransferase class V-fold PLP-dependent enzyme, with protein sequence MGSLEKYFEKFRNNIVGIDQEFETPYGKMKINYGDWIASGRLYRPIECKITDELGPYVGNTHTETSETGIRMTHAYHKSHQLIKQHVNAGSKDIIITAGFGMTAVINKFQRILGLKYCGKVAGKTCIAEREKPVVFLTHMEHHSNQTSWYETNADVVVVEPGEGLLVDSNNLRKALKEYKDRPFKIGSFTACSNVTGVRTPYHEMAKIMHEYGGVCFIDFAASAPYNEINMHPEDPMEKLDAVMFSPHKFLGGPGSSGVIVFDASMYKNTVPDNPGGGTVDWTNPWGKYKYVDDIEAREDGGTPGFLQSIRTALCFELKNQMGIENIRKREEELLERAFKGLDTVKGLIILADNVRDRLGVISFFVEGIHYNLLVRLLNDKYGIQTRGGCACAGTYGHFLLEVSLEQSEEITDKINHGDLSEKPGWVRWSLHPTMTNNEVDTMITALNDIVTNIDEYQKDYVYANRSNVFWHKDEKNDEELLKRWFTLENE encoded by the coding sequence ATGGGTAGTCTTGAAAAGTATTTTGAAAAATTCAGGAACAATATTGTTGGGATCGACCAGGAATTTGAAACGCCTTATGGCAAGATGAAAATTAATTATGGCGACTGGATTGCCAGTGGTCGGTTGTACCGCCCTATTGAGTGTAAAATTACCGATGAACTGGGGCCGTATGTTGGCAACACCCACACCGAAACCAGCGAAACAGGAATACGCATGACGCACGCTTATCACAAATCACATCAGCTGATAAAGCAACATGTTAATGCAGGCTCGAAAGACATAATTATTACTGCCGGTTTTGGAATGACAGCGGTTATTAATAAGTTTCAGCGAATTCTTGGCTTAAAATACTGTGGAAAAGTGGCGGGAAAAACCTGTATCGCCGAGCGCGAAAAGCCAGTGGTTTTTCTTACCCACATGGAACACCATTCCAATCAAACCTCGTGGTACGAAACCAATGCCGATGTGGTGGTGGTTGAACCCGGCGAAGGGTTATTGGTAGACTCCAATAATTTGCGAAAAGCACTTAAAGAATATAAAGATCGCCCTTTTAAAATTGGCTCGTTCACGGCTTGTTCGAATGTTACGGGGGTACGTACACCTTACCATGAAATGGCAAAAATAATGCACGAATATGGTGGTGTTTGTTTTATCGATTTTGCCGCCTCGGCACCTTACAACGAGATAAATATGCATCCTGAAGATCCGATGGAAAAACTGGATGCCGTGATGTTTTCGCCCCATAAATTTTTGGGAGGCCCGGGCTCTTCGGGTGTAATTGTTTTTGATGCCAGCATGTATAAAAATACCGTTCCGGATAATCCCGGAGGAGGTACAGTAGACTGGACAAATCCGTGGGGAAAATATAAATATGTAGATGATATTGAAGCCCGCGAAGACGGTGGAACGCCAGGATTTCTGCAGTCAATCCGCACCGCATTGTGCTTTGAGTTGAAGAACCAGATGGGAATTGAGAATATCCGCAAACGCGAAGAAGAACTGCTAGAGCGTGCATTTAAAGGATTGGACACCGTAAAAGGGCTGATTATTCTGGCCGATAATGTGCGCGACCGGCTGGGAGTAATTTCGTTTTTTGTGGAAGGCATTCATTACAACCTGTTGGTGCGCTTGCTAAATGATAAATACGGTATTCAAACGCGTGGAGGTTGCGCGTGTGCCGGAACTTATGGTCACTTTTTGTTGGAAGTATCGCTGGAGCAATCGGAAGAAATTACCGATAAGATCAACCATGGCGACCTGTCGGAGAAACCGGGCTGGGTGCGCTGGTCGCTTCACCCCACAATGACCAACAATGAAGTTGATACCATGATCACAGCTTTAAATGATATCGTTACGAATATCGATGAATACCAGAAGGATTATGTGTACGCAAACCGTAGCAACGTTTTCTGGCACAAAGATGAAAAAAATGATGAGGAGCTACTGAAAAGATGGTTTACGCTGGAGAACGAATAA
- a CDS encoding bile acid:sodium symporter family protein, with amino-acid sequence MKIDKFVLAIIGVILLAWFFPRWGSPGSGVPLDFIASIGISLIFFFYGLKLSPRDIKTGLKNWKLHIVVQATTFLVFPLAVLAFYPFIKTENGQTIWLAFLFLAALPSTVSSSVVMVSIAKGNIPAAIFNASVSGLIGIVITPLWMGLFLTQTAIDFNLGEIYFKLLTEILLPVIIGIFLQRYWGDFARRNSRYLTLFDKSVILLIIFKSFSHSFENQVFSAVDATDLFLIVTAVILLFYTLYFLTFYVSRLLGFNLEDQITAQFCGTKKSLVHGTVFAKILFQQSATTGIMLLPIMLFHSIQILIISFVATKLGKRK; translated from the coding sequence ATGAAGATAGACAAATTTGTTTTGGCCATTATTGGCGTTATTTTACTGGCCTGGTTTTTCCCTCGATGGGGAAGCCCGGGAAGTGGCGTACCTCTCGATTTTATTGCGAGTATCGGAATTTCACTGATTTTCTTTTTTTATGGCTTAAAACTCAGTCCGCGCGATATAAAAACAGGATTGAAAAACTGGAAGCTGCATATCGTGGTGCAGGCAACTACCTTTCTGGTATTTCCCCTGGCTGTTCTTGCTTTTTATCCTTTTATTAAAACGGAAAACGGACAAACAATCTGGTTGGCGTTTTTATTCTTAGCAGCGTTGCCCTCCACCGTATCATCGTCGGTAGTAATGGTTTCAATTGCTAAAGGAAATATTCCGGCTGCCATTTTTAACGCCAGTGTTTCGGGTTTGATTGGTATTGTAATAACCCCACTCTGGATGGGGCTGTTTTTAACGCAGACTGCCATCGATTTTAATCTTGGCGAAATTTATTTTAAACTGCTTACTGAAATTCTGCTTCCTGTTATTATAGGTATTTTTCTGCAGCGTTATTGGGGCGATTTTGCCCGAAGAAATAGTCGTTATCTAACTTTGTTTGATAAATCGGTGATCCTGCTGATTATTTTCAAAAGTTTTTCTCATTCTTTCGAAAACCAGGTTTTTAGTGCTGTTGATGCCACTGATCTTTTTCTGATAGTAACCGCTGTTATTCTACTTTTTTATACGCTTTATTTTCTGACATTTTATGTATCGCGTTTGTTGGGTTTCAATTTGGAAGATCAGATTACAGCACAATTCTGCGGAACAAAAAAATCCTTGGTGCACGGAACAGTATTTGCCAAAATATTATTTCAGCAGTCGGCAACTACCGGAATAATGCTTTTGCCAATAATGCTTTTTCACTCCATCCAAATACTTATAATCAGTTTTGTAGCTACCAAATTAGGTAAGCGAAAATAG
- a CDS encoding patatin-like phospholipase family protein, producing MTKKYQNGLVLSGGGTRGFAHLGVIAALQKLGIQPDVISGVSSGAIVGAFIAAGKSPEEVRDNFKRGWFFQYTKIHFPVNGLLKLDGLKEIIGKEIEAEHIEDLNTPFFICVSNLNMGTVEYKSTGNLSDTILASASIPIIFAPVELGKYLYVDGGLMDNIPVAPIRKDCQRVIASNISPINPKAKMKNLLQIATRTVYMSVNQKLDEIKQQVDYYIEPRGIDEYDVFQRKHADQLFDLGYKKTLEVLK from the coding sequence ATGACAAAGAAATACCAAAATGGTTTGGTTTTGAGCGGTGGCGGAACACGTGGTTTTGCCCACCTCGGTGTTATTGCAGCTCTTCAGAAACTAGGCATTCAGCCCGATGTAATTTCAGGTGTTAGTTCGGGTGCCATTGTTGGTGCTTTTATTGCAGCCGGAAAATCGCCCGAGGAAGTACGCGATAATTTTAAACGCGGCTGGTTTTTTCAATATACCAAAATTCATTTCCCTGTTAATGGTTTGCTAAAACTTGATGGTCTGAAAGAAATTATCGGGAAAGAAATAGAAGCCGAACACATTGAAGACCTTAATACTCCTTTTTTCATCTGCGTTTCAAACCTGAATATGGGCACCGTAGAATACAAGAGCACAGGAAATTTGAGCGATACTATTCTCGCATCAGCATCGATTCCAATAATTTTTGCTCCGGTTGAGTTGGGCAAATATTTATATGTCGACGGCGGATTGATGGACAATATTCCAGTCGCGCCAATTCGGAAAGATTGCCAGCGGGTTATTGCATCAAACATTAGCCCAATCAATCCAAAAGCTAAAATGAAAAACCTCCTTCAAATTGCCACACGAACGGTTTATATGAGCGTTAATCAAAAACTCGATGAAATAAAACAGCAGGTTGATTATTACATCGAGCCACGTGGAATAGACGAATATGATGTTTTTCAACGAAAACATGCCGATCAGTTATTCGATCTTGGTTATAAAAAAACCTTGGAAGTTCTGAAATAA
- a CDS encoding co-chaperone GroES, with protein sequence MSLIIEEKDLEKFIMVGDRVLVKPKNPSGKTKSGLYLPPSVQENEKVQSGYIVKVGPGYPVPAMGEDDEAWKEKKDEVRYVPLQTHMGDLAIYLNKSGHEIEFNNEKYIILPHSAILMIIRDENLFE encoded by the coding sequence ATGTCGTTAATAATAGAAGAAAAGGATCTGGAAAAATTTATAATGGTTGGCGACCGTGTTTTGGTAAAACCCAAAAATCCGTCGGGCAAAACAAAATCGGGGTTGTATTTGCCACCCTCGGTTCAGGAGAACGAAAAAGTACAAAGCGGTTATATTGTAAAAGTGGGTCCCGGATACCCGGTTCCTGCAATGGGAGAAGACGATGAAGCCTGGAAAGAAAAAAAGGATGAGGTGAGATATGTTCCGCTGCAAACACACATGGGCGATTTGGCTATTTATTTGAATAAAAGCGGGCACGAAATTGAGTTCAATAACGAGAAATACATTATTCTGCCGCATTCTGCCATTCTGATGATCATCAGGGACGAGAATTTGTTTGAATAA
- the map gene encoding type I methionyl aminopeptidase, whose amino-acid sequence MGKIIIKTPEQIEGIRQSARLAAKTLDFAEQFVKEGVHTELIDDSIEEFVRSHGAVPATKGYNGYPKSSCISLNNVICHGIPSKQTVLKEGDILNIDVTTILNGYYGDTSRMFTVGEISKEAEDLIDITGHCLDLGIEQVKPGNRFGNIGFVIQRYAKAQGYSVVYEFCGHGVGIDFHEEPQVDHASRRNSGPEMKPGMIFTIEPMINQGKPKAVIDKNDGWTARTIDSKLSAQFEHTILVTPTGCEVLTDIHEEYPIT is encoded by the coding sequence ATGGGAAAAATAATAATTAAAACTCCAGAGCAGATTGAAGGCATCAGGCAAAGTGCAAGACTGGCAGCTAAAACGCTGGATTTTGCTGAGCAGTTTGTGAAAGAGGGAGTACATACTGAACTTATCGATGATAGCATAGAAGAGTTTGTTCGTTCCCATGGAGCTGTACCTGCAACCAAAGGATACAACGGTTATCCAAAATCGAGTTGTATTTCTTTGAATAATGTGATTTGTCACGGCATTCCATCCAAACAAACTGTTTTAAAAGAAGGCGATATCCTGAACATTGATGTAACCACTATATTAAATGGTTATTATGGCGACACTTCACGTATGTTTACGGTGGGTGAAATTAGTAAGGAAGCTGAAGATTTAATTGATATTACCGGCCACTGCCTCGATCTTGGCATTGAGCAGGTAAAACCGGGAAACCGTTTCGGGAATATCGGATTTGTTATTCAGCGTTATGCCAAAGCACAAGGTTATAGTGTTGTATACGAGTTTTGCGGACACGGTGTTGGTATCGATTTTCATGAAGAGCCGCAAGTCGATCATGCTTCACGCAGAAACTCGGGACCGGAAATGAAACCGGGAATGATTTTCACTATCGAGCCTATGATCAACCAGGGAAAACCAAAAGCGGTGATTGATAAAAATGATGGCTGGACGGCCCGCACAATTGACAGTAAACTGTCGGCACAGTTTGAGCACACAATTTTAGTTACACCAACCGGCTGCGAGGTTTTAACTGATATTCATGAGGAGTATCCGATAACTTAA
- a CDS encoding acyl-[acyl-carrier-protein] thioesterase, with product MKHKQELTTKSYFINRFGKLSTSFLFWQMQDIAWEHAEKLGFGFANLQKEKQFWVLSRMLVKIKRRPEWGEKFTVETWPAGIDGLLALRDIHFIDANGESIIQATTSWLVLNQQTKRIVKLELGSIPLHDERVLDINAGKVKPVKSDDEVVFTPVLFNEIDVNQHFNSGRYLERIIDSYDFDFHEANELIEFEVNFVKEGIQNDRLGIKKQILDKNNHICSVVRESDGADLIRARLVWEKRKNPTQL from the coding sequence ATGAAACACAAACAGGAATTAACTACAAAATCATATTTCATTAATCGGTTTGGGAAACTTTCTACCTCCTTTCTATTTTGGCAAATGCAGGATATTGCCTGGGAACACGCCGAAAAACTAGGTTTCGGATTCGCTAATCTCCAAAAGGAAAAACAGTTTTGGGTGTTATCGCGCATGCTGGTAAAAATAAAAAGACGTCCTGAATGGGGTGAAAAATTTACGGTTGAAACCTGGCCCGCCGGAATTGACGGGCTGCTGGCACTTCGCGACATTCATTTTATTGACGCAAACGGAGAAAGTATCATTCAGGCTACAACCAGTTGGCTGGTTCTGAATCAGCAAACAAAACGGATTGTAAAACTGGAACTCGGTTCCATTCCATTACACGACGAACGTGTTTTGGACATAAATGCCGGAAAAGTTAAGCCGGTAAAATCAGATGACGAAGTGGTTTTTACACCGGTGCTTTTTAACGAGATCGACGTTAACCAACATTTTAATAGCGGACGTTATCTTGAACGTATTATCGACAGTTACGATTTTGATTTTCATGAAGCGAATGAGCTCATCGAATTTGAGGTAAATTTTGTAAAAGAGGGTATTCAAAACGACCGACTGGGAATTAAGAAACAAATACTGGATAAAAATAATCATATTTGTAGTGTTGTTCGCGAAAGCGACGGAGCCGATCTGATTCGCGCCCGGCTTGTTTGGGAGAAAAGAAAAAACCCAACACAACTATAA